GCGCACCCCGCCAGTTTCGACAGTTTGCTGGCCACTTATCGCGATGCATTCGCGCGTTATCCGAAGCTCAAGCTGATGGCCCTGACCCACGTCACTCACCGTACCGGGCTGGTGATGCCGGTGAAGGCGATTGTCGCTGCCGCCAGGGAACACGGGATCGACGTGATCCTCGATGGCGCTCATGCACTGGGCCAGATCGAATTCAAACTCGATGACCTCGGCGTCGCATTCGCCGGTTTCAACCTGCACAAGTGGATCGGTGCGCCGCTGACCCTGGGCTTCATGTATATCGCTCCCGAGCGCCTGGCCGACATCGACCCGGACATGGGCGAGATGCATTTCCCGGTCACTGACGTTCGCGCCCGCACGCCATACAGCACCCCCAACATCCCGGCGTTGCTGACCCTGCCGCTGGTGTTCGAGGAGCATCGGGCCATGGGCGGTTCGGCCGCCAAGGGTGCACGGCTCAATTACCTGCGCAACCGCTGGGTCAATGCGGTACGCGATCTGGCGGGCATCGACGTCATGACCCCGGACGACCCTCGACTGTATTGCGGCATCACGGCGATGCGCTTTACCCGGCACGCCGATCAGCAGGCAATGGCCGAGCGGCTGCTCAAGGACTACAACCTGTTCACCGTGACGCGCAGCGGTGCAGCGAGTGGCCCGTGCATCCGCATCACACCGGGGCTGACCACCACCGCTGCGCATATGGACGTGTTGACCCAGGCACTGCACGAACTGCGGTGACGTCAGACCGTGTATTTGTCGAAGTCCTCCGGTTTGATCTGCGATGACGCCGCGAACGTGTCGATGCCAATGGTCATTTGGCCGAAAAACCCGTCTTCTTTCGAGTCTCGACTGAGGGTGTGAACGGTCAGGGTCGAGGCTTCGCCGCCCATGGTTTCATAGAGAACATCCTGATCGTTGGTCAGTGGCGCGACGCTTCGGCCACTGTATTGCCGGGTGTTGAGCACCGAACGCGAAGCCGCTTCAGGGAAGTACAGCTGGCCGACCCAGGCGACATGCCGTTCTTCGAGATAGTTGTTGCCTGCGGTGACTCGGACTGCGACGTGGATGTGCAACGCGCGTCCGGCATAGAAACCCGGATAGATCGTGGTAAAGCGCACGATGCCTTTCTGATCCGTGAACTGCCCGCCGCGCAGGTAGGTATCGTCATCGGTACGCGGGATCGCGCCGATATCGCCGTTGTCGACTTCCTTGTCCGGGTCGATCCTGCTCCAGCCCGAATACGCACCACGCGCATTGCAATGCCAGATATCGACGATGGCGCCGGTGACCGGCTGGCAGGTCATCGCATCGACGATCGTCAGTTTCAGCACCAGAGGAACGCCGTCCATGCCTTCGCTGATGTTTCGCCTGATCAGTTTAGGGTTTCGAAAATACGGGCCGGCGATCTGTTCGGGTGACAGCAGGCAAGCCGGTTGTGCGGATGTCACTGAGGTGTTGTCGTCCATGACGTTCTCTCTTCCATAAGATGAACGCAGGTTAACGCCGGATGAGCGGCGAGATGCGGTAACTATGTATCGCGTGATGTCCTGTCTCGAATGCCACCCTCGCCACAGGTTCAGTGGTTTCCATTGGGCAAAAAAAAACGGTGCACCGACCAAGCGCACCGTTAAAGCCGTAGAACACACAACGAAGTGTCAGGTAAAAGCAGATCAGTCCAGCAGCGCCAAGGCCTCGGCGGTGCATTCCTGAATGCGGGCCCAGTCACCGTTCTTGATCCACTCCGGATCAAGCATCCAGCTACCGCCCACGCACATCACGTTTTTCAACGCCATGTAGCTCTTGATGTTGGCCGGGCTGACGCCGCCGGTCGGGCAGAATTTCACTTCGCCGAACGGGCCGCCCAGGGCTTTGATCGCCGCGACGCCGCCGCTGACTTCCGCCGGGAACAGTTTGAAGCGGCGATAGCCCAGACCGTAGCCTTCCATGATGCCCGAGGCATTGCTGATGCCCGGCAACAGCGGGATCGGGCTGTCGACGCTGGCTTCGAGCAAGTCACGGGTGATGCCCGGCGTGACGATGAACTGCGACCCGGCAGCTTCTGCGGCAGCCAGCATGTGGCGATCGAGCACGGTGCCGGCGCCGGTCACCAGTTCCGGACGCTGCTCGCGCAGGATCTGGATGGCCTTGAGGCCGAACTGCGAACGCAGGGTCACTTCCAGGGCTGTCAGGCCACCGGCCGCGAGGGCGTCGGCCAGCGGCAGCACGTCCTGTTCGCGAGCAATGGTGATTACCGGCAGGATCCGCGCCTTGGCGCAGAGGCTGTCGATCAGGGCAACTTTGTCCGCCATGGAAACGGTCGGGGATGGGGTTGTCATAGCGGCTGTTCCTTGGCTCATGGGCACCAGTAAATCTCTAACGTAGGTTGCAGAAACGCGCGAATCGGCATGGCGGCGACATCGTCACCGGCCAATGCGGCACTCAGGGTGGTCAGCTTGGACTGACCGGAAATCGATAGAACGGTGTGTTTGGCCGAAGCCAGCAGCGCGCGACTCATGGTCAGGCGCTGATGCGGCACGGTCGGCGCCAGCATCGGGTAGCAACGACGTGTGCCGTCGACTTTCAAGGCGTCGGCCAGGTTCGGACTGTTCGGGAACAACGACGCGGTGTGGCCGTCGTCGCCCATGCCCAGTACCAGCACGTCGATGGCAGGCAACTCGGCGAGCAAACGGTCGGCTTGCTCGGCCGCTTGTTCAAGGTTGGCGCTGGCGCTGTACAGACTCAGGAACTGAGCCTTCGCCGCCAGACCCTGCAACAGGTAACGCTTGAGCAGACCGGCGTTGCTGTCGGCGTGTTCCACCGGCACCCAACGCTCATCAGCCAGGGTCACGACGACCTTGGACCAATCCAGTTTCTGTTTCGCCAGGTTCTGGAAAAACGCCACCGGGCTGCGTCCACCGGACACCACCAGCGTCGCGGTCCCGCGAGCGTCGATAGCGTCACTCAGTTGCTTGGCCACCTTCAGCGCCAAACCATCGGCGAGCAACACCGGGCTCTTGAACTCATGGGCGCTGACGCCCTGAGGCAGTTTCAAATTAGATATCGCCATACCACGACCTCCCGTCCCGCGTGATCAGAGCAATGGAGCTCATCGGTCCCCAGGACCCGGCCGCGTACGGCTTGGGCGCATCACCGGATTTCTTCCACCCGGCGATCAACTGGTCACACCACTTCCACGCGGCTTCGATTTCATCTTTACGGACAAACAGGTTCTGATTGCCGCGCATCACTTCCAGCAACAACCGCTCGTAGGCATCGGGAATCCGTGCGCTGCGCCAGGTGTCGGAAAAATTCAGCTGCAACGGACCGCTGCGCAGCTGCATGCCCTTGTCCAGGCCTTGTTCTTTGGTCATCACACGCAAGGAAATGCCTTCGTCCGGTTGCAGGCGGATAATCAGTTTGTTGCTGATTTGCAGGCGCTGCTCGGGGGCGAAGATGTAGTGCGACGGTTCCTTGAAGTGGATAACGATCTGCGACAGTTTCTGCGGCATGCGCTTGCCGGTGCGCAGGTAAAACGGCACGCCGGCCCAACGCCAATTGCGGATGTCGGCACGCAGGGCGACGAAAGTTTCCGTGTCGCTCTGGGTGTTGGAATTCGGCTCTTCCAGGTAGCCGGGAACCGGTTTGCCTTCGCTGTAACCGGCGATGTACTGGCCGCGCACCACTTGGGTGGTCAGGCCTTCCGGGCTGATGGGCGCCAGCGCCTTGAGCACTTTGACTTTCTCGTCGCGGATGCTGTCGGCGGACAGGTCGGCCGGAGGGTCCATGGCGATCAGGCAAAGCAGTTGCAACAGGTGATTCTGGATCATGTCCCGCAGCTGACCGGCCTTGTCGAAGTAGCCCCAGCGGCCTTCGATCCCGACCTTTTCAGCCACGGTGATTTCCACGTGGGAGATGTAATTCTGGTTCCACTGGGTTTCGAACAGGCTGTTGGCAAAACGCAGGGCGATGAGGTTTTGAACGGTCTCTTTGCCCAGGTAGTGGTCGATGCGGTAGGTGCGGTTCTCCGGAAAGAACTGCGCCACGGCGTCGTTGACCTTGCGCGAGGATTCCAGGTCGGAACCGATGGGTTTTTCCAGCACCACACGGGTGTTCTCGGCCAGACCGACCTTCGCCAGGTTTTCGCAGATCGCGCCGTAGACAGCGGCCGGCGTGGCGAAGTAGGCGATCACTCGCTGGGCGCTGCCGGCCATTTCGGCCAGGGCCACATAGTCTTCGGACTTGAGGAAATCGACGTGCAGATAGGTCAGGCGGGCCAGAAAACGTTCGACCACCGCTTCGTCCAGCTCTTTGGCGCCGACGTAGCGGCGCAGCTCGGAAGCGATGAACGCCAGATGCTCCTGCTCGCTGCCCGGCTCACGGGCCAGCGCGATGATGCGCGTGTCCTCGTGCAACAGGCCTGCGCCATCGAGTTGATAGAGGGCAGGAAACAGCTTGCGCAAGGCCAGATCGCCAAGCGCGCCGAACAAGGCAAAGGTGCACGGTTCAACCGTAATCGAAGGCATGATGTTTGTTCTTTTATCAAGTTAAGCTACAAATACCTTTTTTCAAGGCATCGCTCAAGCAAAAATGTAGTAATAACCACAACATTTTCGCAAAATACAGATTCCGAGTGGTGGTCAGTCGGAGCCATCAGTAGGATAGGCCACCGCTTGGGGTCGCATCAAAGGCCCAATTTGCATAGCCGAGCCCTTATTTGCATTGCAGAACCTAGGAAATCATATGGACCGCGTGCGAAATCTGCTGGAACAGATCCAGAATCGCCTTGAAGACCTGAACAAGGCCGAACGCAAAGTCGCCGAAGTGATCCTGCTCAACCCAGAGCAGGCCACCCGGTTCAGCATCGCCGCCCTCGCCCAGGCCTCCAAGGTCAGCGAGCCGACGGTCAACCGCTTCTGCCGTTCGTTCGGCGTCAGCGGCTACCCGGAACTCAAACTTCAGCTGGCCCAGAGCCTGGCCAGTGGCGCAGCGTATGTCAGCCGTGCGGTCGAGGCCGACGATAATCCGGAAGCCTATACCAAGAAGATTTTCGGCAGCGCCATCGCGTCGCTGGACAGTGCCTTGCAGGCCCTGGACCCGAATCTGATCAGCCGCGCCGTCGACCTGTTGATCCAGGCCCGGCAGATCCACTTCTTCGGCCTCGGCGCATCAGCCCCGGTGGCGCTGGACGCGCAGCACAAATTCTTCCGCTTCAACCTCGCCGTCACCGCCCATGCGGATGTGCTGATGCAGCGCATGATTGCGTCGGTGGCCCACACCGGCGAGTTGTTCGTGATCATTTCCTACACCGGCCGTACTCGCGAACTGGTGGAAGTGGCGCGTATCGCCCGGGAAAACGGCGCTTCGGTGCTTGGGCTGACAGCCGAAGGTTCGCCGTTGGCCAAGGCCAGTACGCTGAGCCTGAACATCCCGCTGCCGGAAGACACCGACATTTATATGCCGATGACGTCGCGGATCATTCAATTGACGGTGCTGGATGTGCTCGCCACCGGCATGACGTTGCGCCGTGGTGTGGATTTCCAGCCGCATTTGCGCAAAATCAAAGAGAGTTTGAATGCGAGCAGGTATCCGGTGGGGGATGAGTTCAACTGATCCGAAATCTCTACTGACCGGTTCGGCCTCATCGCGAGCAGGCTCGCTCCCACATTGGATCTTCGGTGAACACAGCATTTGTGTTCAAAACCAATCCCCTGTGGGAGCGAGCCTGCTCGCGATGGCGGTAGTCCAGACACTGCCGCACCTGAACTAAACTCCCACCCGCGCCTGCAAACTCAAATGCGCCTTCTGCCCCGGCGCCAGGCTCAAGCTATCGGTCCCGCCGCTTGCCGCTTCCACACAGACAAACTCGGAAATCTCGTTCCAACTGACGCCCAATAGCGGACGCGAACCGGGATGCCAGACCACCGTGTCCGCATCCTCCCCGGTATCAATGCACAATTCCCGCTGCCAGGCGTGATCCCTGAGCTGCAATTCGCCGTCATGCTGGAACACGCGTTGACAGCCACCCTCCACCCGCAACTCGCCTTCCTGCTGGCAAGCCTGGCGGTTCAACTGGTCATAACCTTGCGCACCGTCGAGCCCAGACAGCGCTATCTCGCCAACATCGCCAATACGCCAGTAAGCATGCAACGCCTGACTCAATTGGCACGGCAGGCTGTCCTGATGCTCGGTACTCAGGCGCAACGCCATGCGTTCGCCAAGGTGGGCATGCAGGTCTACTTGCCAGTCACACAACTGCAGTTGCCAGTGCAGGTGCACGCCGTCGTCGTCATGGCTGCTGTCGAGCAGTTTCCAGTCGAGCAACCGCGCCCAGCCATGGGATGGCCATGCGTTTTCACTCGGATGCCGTCCGTACCATGGCCAACACACCGGCACGCCGCCACGAATCGCACCCACGTGGGGCCACTTCGCCGCGCACCAGAGCCACGGTTTCTGCCCTTTGGGCTGGAAGTGCAGCAATTGCGCGCCCTGCCGACTGAACACCGCCTGACACAGCGGATGATCGATCACCAGCACATCGCGCATCTGATAGCGCTCCCACGCAAACATCGGACGTTCGCGCAAGGATTTGAAGAAGCGTTGTAGCGGATGCTCATGCATGTGCCACTGTCCTGAAAATCATCTGTCACCGGGGTGCGCCGCCCCCAAAAAAAAGCGGACAGCCTGGGCTGTCCGCAAAAATGCGCACATAGAGAGGAGCTTATCGCAACAGCGTTAGAACACCGACTGAATTTTCAGGCCGGCCACCAGCGCGTTGTCGACTTCATCCACACCGCCCGGGTGAGTGATGTATTGCAGGTTGGGACGCACGGTCAGCCAGTTGGTAACGTGGAAGCCGTAGTTGATCTCGTAGTTGTATTCAGTGTCACGCAGTGGCGCAAACCGCGGATCTTCGTACTGGGTGACACCATTGTCGGCGTTGACCAGCTCGGCGTTTTTCTTCACGTCATCGTTGACATGGATACGGGCGAAACCGATACCGACGTCATCTTTCGGACGTGCATCGAACGGGCCCTTGTACACAAACATCAACGACTGATAGTTGTCGACGATGTTGGTGTCCTTGTCGTGGAACGTGGCGTTGGCCGATACGGTCAGACCACGGCTTTTGTCACCGTTGTGGTCGGTCAGCTGTTGCTGCGCCACGAACCAGTAGCCGGACTTGCTGCTGTGGCTGCGGTAAGCGTTGCCGCTGGTGGCCGCATCATTGCCGTTGTCGTCTTCACGAACGTCATCGGCGCTGGCCGTGCTTTTGTAGTAACCGACACGGTATTCGCCCGGCAGGTTGTTCAGGTTAGGCAACCAGACCAGTTCGACCGGCAACACGGTGCCCTTGGTACCACTGCCGCTAAGCTTGAAGCCGTTGCCGTGTTCCAGTTGCGACGGGTTCTGGTTGTACGCGCCGATCTGCGCATAGAACTCGGGCGAGATGTTGTACTTCACGCGGATTGCGGCCTGGCTGACGGGCCAGTTGTACCAGATGTTGGTCGCCCAGTTACCCACCTGGGAACCGCAGAATGCCAGGTTCTGGAATTCGCAAGGGAAGGTGTTGAAGTCTTCGCCTTCGCCGAAGTAACCGGCCTTGACGTCCAGTTTGCCGTCGAGGAACTGGTGCTTGATCCACAACTGGGTCAAACGAACCATATGGCCGCGACCGTAGACTTCCTGGGAGGAACTCAAGGTGCCGGCACGCGGGTCGCCAACACGGTCATTGGAGATGTTTTCACCATTACGGTTGGTCAGCTGGATCTTCGCCTGAGTGTTATCCCAGCCCCACAGCTTTTGCAGGTCGAGCGCCACGCCCAGGCCGAACTGGTCGGCGTAACGCGCCGTCTTGTCGTTGTTGTAGCCGCCGTGGAGGTTGCTGCCCACTTCACCGACGTAGTCCATCTTGATGTCGATGCCCTGCTCGATCAGCTTGGTCCGCTCACCACCCCAATCGCCGGTCATCCATTCGGAATCGGCGCTGAACGCGTCAGCCGCGTGCACACTGCCAGCCAGCATCATTGCCGCAATCGCCGACAACTGGCAGATAAGCTGAGCGTTTTTGTTCTTCTTCATCCCTACATCCTCGTTTTATTGTTATTAACTGTTTTTATCTAACGCGGTTACATCAGTTGCGAAGAGCGACAGGCCGCTCACCGCATATGCCCCTGTGAGACCGGGCTTGTGGGAGCTGGCCTGCCGGCGATGCAAACGACTCGGTTTAATGTCGAACCGATTTGATGCCATCGCTGGCAGGCCAGCTCCCACACAACCCCATTCCCACATTTGATCTTCAGCGGCCTTTGAATTGAGTCACGTTGGCGCTGTGCACTTCGGTCTTTGGCAGACCGGCCACCCCCAGGCGCTCCCCGGTCTTGGCATCGAACAGCAGCACTTTCGATGGATCGAATTGCAGGGTCAGGGTCTCGCCCACGGCCGGTGCAACGTCCGGCGCCAGGCGGCAGCAGACTTTGGTGTCGTTGAGATTGACGAAAACCAGTGTGTCGGGACCGGTCGGTTCGGTGACCTGGACTTCGGCGCGAATGGTCGGCAAACCGTTCGGCTCGCTACCCGCCAGCACGATCTGTTCCGGACGCATGCCGAGGATCACTTCGCGGTCTTCGAGCCCTGCGTCCTGCATGCCCAATGGCAATTCGCAACGCGCCTGACCGCTGTCGAGCAGCGCCACCAGACGACCGTCCTTGCGCTGCAAACGCAGGGGGATGAAGTTCATCGGCGGCGAACCGATGAAGCTCGCCACGAACAGGTTGGCCGGGTTGTTGTAGATGTCTTTCGGCGTGCCGAACTGCTGGATGATCCCGTCCTTCATCACCGCCACTTTATCGCCCAGCGTCATCGCTTCGATCTGGTCGTGGGTCACGTAGACCGTGGTGGTTTTCAGGCGCTGGTGCATCAGTTTCATTTCGGTGCGCATCTCGACGCGCAGCTTGGCGTCGAGGTTGGACAGCGGTTCGTCGAACAGGTAAATCTTCGGCCGCCGCGCCAACGCACGGCCCATCGCCACGCGCTGTTGCTGGCCACCGGAGAGCTGGCCCGGCTTGCGATTGAGCAAGTGTTCGATCTGCAACAGCTTGGCGACCCGCGCCACTTCCGCTTCGATATCGGCGGCAGGCATTTTGCGGATTTTCAAGCCGAAGGCGATGTTCTCGCGAACGCTCATGGTCGGGTACAGCGCGTAGGACTGGAACACCATGGCGATGTCACGGTCTTTGGGGCTCATGCCGCTGACGTCCTGATCACCGATCATGATCGCGCCGCCGGTGATGGTTTCCAGGCCGGCGATGCAATTCATCAGGGTCGATTTGCCGCAGCCCGAAGGGCCGACCAGGATCAGGAACTCACCGTCCTTGATCGACAGTTCGATGTTCTTGAGGGTGTCCGGCAGGCCTGGGCCATAAGTCTTGTTTACGTTGCGAAGTTCGAGCGTTGCCATGATTACCCCTTGACTGCGCCGGCCGTGAGACCGCGCACGAAATACTTGCCTGCGACCACATAGACCAGCAGGGTCGGCAGCCCGGCGATCATCGCCGCCGCCATATCAACGTTGTATTCCTTGGCCCCGGTACTGGTGTTGACCAAGTTGTTCAGCGCCACCGTGATCGGTTGCGAATCACCGCTGGAGAACACCACGCCGAACAGGAAGTCGTTCCAGATCTGGGTGAACTGCCAGATCAGGCAGACCATGATGATCGGGGTGGACATCGGCAGGATGATCAGCCGGAAGATGGTGAAGAAACCCGCGCCATCCAGCCGTGCGGCCTTCACCAGCGCATCGGGAACGCTGACGTAGTAGTTGCGGAAAAACAGCGTGGTGAACGCCAGCCCGTAGACCACGTGCACGAACACCAGGCCCGTGGTGGTGCTGGCCAGGCCCATTTTGCCGAGCGTGAACGAGGCCGGCAGCAGGACGGTCTGGAACGGCAGGAAGCAACCGAACAGCAGCAGGCCGAAGAACAACTGCGAACCGCGAAAGCGCCACATCGACAGCACATAGCCGTTCAGCGCGCCGATGGCGGTGGAGATCAGCACCGCCGGGACGGTGATCTTGATCGAGTTCCAGAAATACCCGTCGACGGTGCCCCAGGCCTTGACCCAGCCAATGCCGCTGACCACGGTCGGCCAGCTCAGCAGGTTGCCGGTGTTGATGTCTTCCGGTGTCTTGAAACTGGTCAACAGCATGACCACCAGCGGTATCAGGTAAAGCAATACCGCCAGGATCAGCACGCCGTAGATCGCGATGCGACTCAGGCTGATGGAAGGTTTGGCAGCGAAACTAGTCATGACGCTTGGTCCTCAGCTCGGAGTACAGGTAAGGCACGATGATTGCGAGAATCGCACCGAGCATCAGAATCGCACTGGCCGAGCCCATGCCCATCTGGCCGCGACTGAACGTGAAGGAGTACATGAACATCGCAGGCAGGTCGGAGGAGTAACCCGGGCCACCGGCCGTCATCGCCGCCACCAGGTCGAAACTCTTGATCGCGATGTGAGCGAGGATCATCACGGCGCTGAAGAACACCGGACGCAGGCTCGGCAACACCACTTTGAGGTAGATGCGCGGCATGCTCGCACCATCGATCTGGGCGGCACGGATGATCGATTGATCAACCCCACGCAGGCCGGCGAGGAACATCGCCATGATGAAGCCCGAGGCTTGCCATACCGCAGCGATCACCAGGCAATACACCACGCGATCGGGATCGATCAGCCAGTCCAGGCGAAAGCCTTCCCAGCCCCAGTCACGCAACAATTTGTCCAGGCCCATGCCCGGGTTGAGCAGCCATTTCCAGGCCGTGCCGGTGACGATCATCGAGAGCGCCATCGGGTACAGGTAGATGGTGCGAATGAAGCCTTCGCGGCGAATACGCTGGTCAAGAAACACCGCCAGCAGCACACCGATCACCAGGGTGATGCCGATGAACATGCCGCCGAACACCGCGAGGTTCTTGCTCGCCACCCACCAACGGTCGTTGTCGAACAGCCGCTGGTACTGCGCCAGACCCGCCCACTTGTAAGTCGGCAGAAAGGTCGAACTGGTGAACGACAGCACGAACGTCCACAGGATGTAGCCATAAAAGCCCACAAGAACGATGAACATGCTGGGCGCCAGCACCAGTTTGGGGAGCCAGCGCTGCAATGCATCGAACGGCGAGGCCTTGCTGAACACAGCAACAGAACTCATGGGAAAATCCAGTATGTAGAGAAAGGATTACAAGCGCATTCCCTGTGGGAGCCAGCCTGCTGGCGATTGCGCTGTGTCAGTCGCACATTGAGTACCTGACACTCCGCTATCGCGAGCAGGCTCGCGCCTACAGGCCAAGCATTACTTGGCAGCCTTGATGGCCGTGCCCAGTTGCTTGGCGGCCGTGGCCGGATCGGCTTTCGGGTCGTTGATGAAGTTGGTCACGACATCAAAGAACGCACCCTGTACCGCCAGCGTGGTCGCCATGTTGTGCGCCATGCTCGGCTGCAGGCCGCCGGACTTGGCGTCTGCCAGGAAGTCCTTGGCCGCGGTCTGGGCGCAGGCGTCGAAACCGTACTTGCCCATGTCGCTCAGCATGTCGTTTCGAACCGGGATCGAGCCCTTGTTGATGCTGAAGACTTTCTGGAAGTTTTCACCCAGCACGATTTTCGCAATGTCCTGCTGAGCGGCAGCAGTACCTTGGTCTTTCTGCTTGAACACGGCCAGGGAGTCGATGTTGTAGGTGAACGCTTTTTCGGTGCCCGGGAAAGCTACGCACTCGTAGTCCTTGCCGGCGACTTTCTTGGCCGCTGTCCACTCGCTCTTGGCCCAGTCACCCATGATCTGCATGCCGGCCTTGCCGTTGATGACCTTGGCCGCTTCCAGGTTCCAGTCCTGGCCTTTGCCATCGACGTCCATGTAGGTCGCGACTTTCTTCAGCTCGGTCAGCGCCTTGACCATGTCAGGGCCGGTCAGCGCAGCGTTGTCCAGGTCCACCAGGGCTTTCTTGTAGCCGTCGACGCCCATGACCGAAAGCACCACCGCTTCGAACACGGTGCTGTCCTGCCAAGGCTGGCCGCCGTGGGCAAGGGCGATGAAGCCTGCTTTCTTGAGTTTGTCGCCAGCGGCGTAGAACTCTTCAAGGGTGGTCGGGGCTTTTTCGATCCCGGCTTTCTTGAAGACTTCCGGGTTGATCCACAGCCAGTTGACCCGGTGAATGTTCACCGGCACGGCCACGTAGTCACCCTCGTATTTCACGGTATCGGAGACTTTCTTGTCGAGCAGGCTGTCCCACTTCTCGGATTTAGCGGTGTCTTTCAAGACGTCGGTATCGAGCAAGCCGGTGGACGCCCATTCCTGGATGTCCGGACCTTTGATCTGCGCTACGCCCGGCGGGTTACCGGCAACGGCGCGGCTTTTGAGCACGGTCATGGCCGTCGCACCGCCACCACCGGCAACAGCGCCGTCCTTCCAGGTGAAGCCGTCTTTTTCGACTTGGGCCTTGAGCACATCGACCGCAGCCTTTTCGCCGCCGGAGGTCCACCAGTGAACGACTTCTACCGAACCCTTGGAATCGGCGGCAAGTGCACTGAGGGGGAATGCAGAGATTGGAAGCAATGAGGCAAGAGAAATGACAGTAGCGAGGCGAGAAATCGCATTCATCTAGAATTACCTTTCTTGTTGTTATGCATGCAAGTCTGGTGCTTGCGCTGCATAGGATTTTAAACAGGAGTCATCCCCTCGCAGGTAACGAAGGGACGCGTGAATGTCACCGCATGGTTACATAGAACCGCTCTGGGACAACCTCGCCAAGGCACTGGCCATGCTCGGCGCCAGTGGCAGGCGCGGAATCAGCACGGCTTGCCAGGCGTGATAGAGATCGGGTTTACCGGCCCAGATATCCGCACTCGGACGGTTCTGCGGATCGAGTTCATGGTGCCAACTGCCATCGCATCGATCGATGAAATGACGGTCACAAAAGTCCCAGAACAGTCGGTACCAGGTTTCGTAGTGCGCCT
This DNA window, taken from Pseudomonas fluorescens NCIMB 11764, encodes the following:
- a CDS encoding carbohydrate porin: MKKNKNAQLICQLSAIAAMMLAGSVHAADAFSADSEWMTGDWGGERTKLIEQGIDIKMDYVGEVGSNLHGGYNNDKTARYADQFGLGVALDLQKLWGWDNTQAKIQLTNRNGENISNDRVGDPRAGTLSSSQEVYGRGHMVRLTQLWIKHQFLDGKLDVKAGYFGEGEDFNTFPCEFQNLAFCGSQVGNWATNIWYNWPVSQAAIRVKYNISPEFYAQIGAYNQNPSQLEHGNGFKLSGSGTKGTVLPVELVWLPNLNNLPGEYRVGYYKSTASADDVREDDNGNDAATSGNAYRSHSSKSGYWFVAQQQLTDHNGDKSRGLTVSANATFHDKDTNIVDNYQSLMFVYKGPFDARPKDDVGIGFARIHVNDDVKKNAELVNADNGVTQYEDPRFAPLRDTEYNYEINYGFHVTNWLTVRPNLQYITHPGGVDEVDNALVAGLKIQSVF
- a CDS encoding carbohydrate ABC transporter permease, with amino-acid sequence MSSVAVFSKASPFDALQRWLPKLVLAPSMFIVLVGFYGYILWTFVLSFTSSTFLPTYKWAGLAQYQRLFDNDRWWVASKNLAVFGGMFIGITLVIGVLLAVFLDQRIRREGFIRTIYLYPMALSMIVTGTAWKWLLNPGMGLDKLLRDWGWEGFRLDWLIDPDRVVYCLVIAAVWQASGFIMAMFLAGLRGVDQSIIRAAQIDGASMPRIYLKVVLPSLRPVFFSAVMILAHIAIKSFDLVAAMTAGGPGYSSDLPAMFMYSFTFSRGQMGMGSASAILMLGAILAIIVPYLYSELRTKRHD
- a CDS encoding ABC transporter ATP-binding protein, producing MATLELRNVNKTYGPGLPDTLKNIELSIKDGEFLILVGPSGCGKSTLMNCIAGLETITGGAIMIGDQDVSGMSPKDRDIAMVFQSYALYPTMSVRENIAFGLKIRKMPAADIEAEVARVAKLLQIEHLLNRKPGQLSGGQQQRVAMGRALARRPKIYLFDEPLSNLDAKLRVEMRTEMKLMHQRLKTTTVYVTHDQIEAMTLGDKVAVMKDGIIQQFGTPKDIYNNPANLFVASFIGSPPMNFIPLRLQRKDGRLVALLDSGQARCELPLGMQDAGLEDREVILGMRPEQIVLAGSEPNGLPTIRAEVQVTEPTGPDTLVFVNLNDTKVCCRLAPDVAPAVGETLTLQFDPSKVLLFDAKTGERLGVAGLPKTEVHSANVTQFKGR
- a CDS encoding ABC transporter substrate-binding protein, whose translation is MNAISRLATVISLASLLPISAFPLSALAADSKGSVEVVHWWTSGGEKAAVDVLKAQVEKDGFTWKDGAVAGGGGATAMTVLKSRAVAGNPPGVAQIKGPDIQEWASTGLLDTDVLKDTAKSEKWDSLLDKKVSDTVKYEGDYVAVPVNIHRVNWLWINPEVFKKAGIEKAPTTLEEFYAAGDKLKKAGFIALAHGGQPWQDSTVFEAVVLSVMGVDGYKKALVDLDNAALTGPDMVKALTELKKVATYMDVDGKGQDWNLEAAKVINGKAGMQIMGDWAKSEWTAAKKVAGKDYECVAFPGTEKAFTYNIDSLAVFKQKDQGTAAAQQDIAKIVLGENFQKVFSINKGSIPVRNDMLSDMGKYGFDACAQTAAKDFLADAKSGGLQPSMAHNMATTLAVQGAFFDVVTNFINDPKADPATAAKQLGTAIKAAK
- a CDS encoding carbohydrate ABC transporter permease codes for the protein MTSFAAKPSISLSRIAIYGVLILAVLLYLIPLVVMLLTSFKTPEDINTGNLLSWPTVVSGIGWVKAWGTVDGYFWNSIKITVPAVLISTAIGALNGYVLSMWRFRGSQLFFGLLLFGCFLPFQTVLLPASFTLGKMGLASTTTGLVFVHVVYGLAFTTLFFRNYYVSVPDALVKAARLDGAGFFTIFRLIILPMSTPIIMVCLIWQFTQIWNDFLFGVVFSSGDSQPITVALNNLVNTSTGAKEYNVDMAAAMIAGLPTLLVYVVAGKYFVRGLTAGAVKG